In the genome of Oncorhynchus clarkii lewisi isolate Uvic-CL-2024 chromosome 4, UVic_Ocla_1.0, whole genome shotgun sequence, one region contains:
- the LOC139406608 gene encoding formin-binding protein 1-like isoform X2 — MTWGTELWDQFENLDKHTQWGIDFLERYAKFVKERLEIEQTYAKQLRNLVKKYCPKRSKDDEPRFSSCMSFYSILNELNDYAGQREVVAEEMGHNVYGELMRYSQDLKSERKHHLQEGRKAQQYLDQCWKHMDNSKKKFERECKEAEKSQISYDRLDNDINATKSEVEKAKSQLYLRTHSADESKNEYAAQLQNFNGEQWKHFNVAIPQIFKNLQDMDERRTVKLGETYQSFAEVERRVVPIISKCLEGMVTAAKAVDQRKDSAIVVESFKSGFEPPGDFPFEDYSQNLSRTGSDNTISTPKNEGVVKPDPKHSISKAAKNKLWLFGKKPKAPSLEDFSHLPPEQRRKRLQARIDELSKELQKEVDQRDALNKMKDVYEKNPQMGDPQSLQPKISETMCNMEKLRSEIHKNESWLSEVEGKVSTRGDRRPSADVNHHTPHGRESPEGSYTDDPSQEHRSPPHQPDPRQAHQPDPRQAHQPDEFDDEFDNDDPLPVLGHCKALYSFDGQNEGTLLMKEDDVLYIIEEDKGDGWTRARKQSGEEGYVPTSYVEIAMEKNSKGS, encoded by the exons GAACCTGGTTAAGAAGTACTGTCCCAAGCGCTCCAAAGATGATGAACCTAG GTTCTCGTCGTGCATGTCCTTCTACTCCATCCTGAATGAGCTGAATGACTACGCGGGGCAGAGGGAGGTAGTGGCCGAGGAGATGGGACACAATGTGTACGGAGAGCTGATGAGGTATTCACAGGACCTCAAGTCAGAGCGGAAACAC CACCTTCAGGAGGGCAGGAAGGCCCAGCAGTATCTGGACCAGTGTTGGAAACATATGGacaat AGCAAGAAGAAGTTTGAGCGGGAGTGCAAGGAGGCAGAGAAATCACAGATCAGCTACGACAGGTTAGACAACGACATCAACGCCACCAAGTCAGAGGTAGAAAAG GCAAAGTCCCAGTTGTACCTGCGCACACACTCAGCAGACGAGAGTAAGAACGAGTACGCCGCTCAGCTGCAGAACTTTAACGGGGAACAGTGGAAACATTTCAATGTGGCCATTCCACAGATATTCAAG AACCTGCAGGACATGGACGAGAGGCGGACAGTGAAGCTGGGAGAGACGTACCAGAGCTTTGCCGAAGTGGAGCGCAGAGTCGTCCCCATCATCTCCAAGTGTCTGGAGGGCATGGTGACTGCTGCCAAGGCTGTGGACCAACGCAAG GACTCAGCGATTGTAGTGGAGTCATTTAAGTCAGGCTTTGAGCCTCCAGGGGACTTCCCATTTGAGGACTACAGTCAGAACCTTTCCCGGACGGGCTCAGACAACACCATCAGCACCCCCAAGAACGAGGGGGTGGTCAAGCCAGACCCCAAACACTCGATTAGCAAGGCGGCCAAGAACAAACTGTGGCTCTTTGGGAAAAAGCCCAAG GCTCCGTCACTGGAGGACTTCAGCCATCTGCCTCCCGAACAGAGACGCAAGAGGCTGCAGGCTCGGATCGACGAGCTCAGCAAAGAACTACAGAAAGAGGTGGACCAAAG AGATGCACTGAACAAGATGAAGGATGTGTATGAGAAGAACCCTCAGATGGGCGACCCACAGAGCCTCCAGCCCAAGATCTCTGAGACCATGTGCAACATGGAGAAACTACGCTCCGAGATCCACAAGAATGAG agctggctgtcagaggtggaggggaaggtgaGCACCAGAGGAGATCGAAGACCCAGTGCCGACGTCAACCATCACACACCCCATggcagagagag ccCTGAGGGCAGTTACACAGATGACCCCAGCCAGGAGCACCGCAGCCCCCCTCACCAGCCAGACCCCCGACAGGCCCATCAGCCAGACCCCCGACAGGCCCACCAGCCAGACGAGTTTGATGATGAATTTGACAACGACGACCCCCTCCCAGTCCTTGGCCACTGCAAAGCGCTCTACTCCTTTGATG GTCAGAATGAGGGAACACTGTTGATGAAAGAGGACGACGTGCTGTACATCATCGAGGAGGACAAGGGCGACGGCTGGACGCGAGCCAGGAAGCAGAGCGGAGAGGAGGGCTATGTGCCCACGTCCTACGTGGAGATCGCCATGGAGAAGAACAGCAAAG GTTCCTGA
- the LOC139406607 gene encoding breast cancer anti-estrogen resistance protein 3-like isoform X3: MDPTMEYVKFSRDKYIMEGPPEKLRKELEDELKLGSEEPRSHAWYHGAIPRQVAENLIQRDGDFLIRDSLSSPGNYVLTCQWKNSPQHFKINKKVVAMNEAYSRVQYLFEKEGFDSVPALVRYYVGNRKPVTEAVGAIVFQPINRALPLRCLEEKYGVACVRVEAGLTLPERKSQTSKRLSLNIMNGHTQDHSLGRGNLLRNKDKCGSQPACLNHVQERRRPLKTHQSESFLPLGSRPQPQLMEHQPSPKSPVFRTGSEPALSPTVPRRMDFETQAGEAIRGSDSQLCPKPPPKPSKVPSIRMPHSPRLQPLAAPAPGPPVPPLKPKKQHVIQALQPPQPPSPEVNYCELSTCSPAELDRLQAPAPGPQPNNNSYVERLRTEESQRSRLDRSSYHHAIEALENGSKEEVEGGGKGGMEEIEETVEEKERCFRRPVFETASAFRPGEFESRLLPAENKPLEMSVLKRAKELLVHKDHHIIAKHILMADCQVARVHGISEEAKGQMGVSSGLELVTLPHGRQLRQDLMERHHTMAIGVAVDILGCTGSLEERSATLNRIIMVALELKDSMGDLYAFSSIMKALDMPQITRLDQTWTMLRRKYTQTAIIYEKSLKPFYKGLYEGTVDMPLTGTTVPLLMPLLMLMERPAVAFEGMELWESNDQGCEILLRHLEEARSVAHNADSYTANTERVLQDFQADEDLLEICKTDFQLRLLWGSRGAAVNQTERYDKFTLILTALSRKLEPAVKHTEL; the protein is encoded by the exons TTCTCCAGGGACAAGTACATCATGGAGGGCCCACCGGAGAAACTACGCAAGGAGCTGGAAGACGAGCTGAAGCTGGGCAGTGAGGAACCACGCAGCCACGCCTGGTACCATGGTGCCATCCCCagacag GTGGCAGAGAACctgatccagagagatggggacttCCTGATCCGGGACTCTCTGTCCAGCCCTGGGAACTACGTCCTGACCTGCCAGTGGAAGAATAGCCCGCAACACTTCAAGATCAACAAGAAGGTGGTGGCCATGAACGAGGCTTACTCCCGGGTGCAGTACCTGTTCGAGAAGGAGGGCTTCGACAGTGTGCCTGCCCTGGTGCGTTACTACGTTGGCAACAGGAAGCCAGTGACGGAGGCGGTGGGGGCCATCGTCTTCCAGCCCATCAATAGGGCCTTGCCCCTGCGCTGCCTAGAGGAGAAGTATGGTGTGGCCTGTGTCCGTGTGGAAGCTGGCCTGACCCTGCCCGAGAGGAAGAGCCAGACATCTAAACGCCTGAGCCTCAACATCATGAACGGACACACCCAGGACCACAGCCTCGGACGGGGGAACCTGCTTAG GAACAAAGACAAGTGTGGAAGCCAGCCGGCGTGTCTGAACCACGTTCAGGAGAGACGACGGCCCCTCAAAACCCACCAGTCAGAGAGCTTCCTCCCGCTAG GCTCcaggccccagccccagctcatGGAGCACCAGCCAAGCCCCAAGTCTCCAGTATTCAGGACGGGTAGTGAGCCGGCACTCAGCCCCACCGTGCCAAGGAGGATGGACTTTGAGACCCAGGCCGGGGAGGCCATACGGGGCTCAGACAGCCAGCTCTGCCCCAAGCCGCCCCCTAAGCCCAGCAAGGTGCCCTCCATCAGGATGCCCCACTCCCCACGTCTGCAGCCCCTGGCTGCCCCAGCCCCGGGTCCCCCTGTACCCCCACTGAAACCCAAGAAGCAGCATGTGATCCAGGCTCTCCAGCCTCCGCAGCCCCCCAGCCCAGAAGTGAATTACTGTGAACTCAGCACCTGCAGCCCAGCAGAGTTGGACAGGCTCCAGGCCCCAGCCCCAGGGCCCCAGCCCAACAACAACAGCTACGTAGAGAGGCTGAGGACGGAGGAGAGCCAGAGGAGCAGATTGGACCGCAGCTCCTACCACCACGCCATCGAAGCCCTGGAGAATGGCAGCaaagaggaggtggaaggaggtggaaaaggagggatggaagagatagaggagactgtggaggagaaggagagatgctTCCGACGGCCGGTGTTTGAGACTGCGTCTGCGTTCCGGCCGGGGGAGTTTGAGTCGAGGCTGCTGCCTGCAGAGAACAAACCCCTCGAGATGAGTGTACTGAAGAGAGCCAAAGAGCTGCTGGTCCATAAAGACCATCACATCATCGCCAAACACATCCTCATGGCAGACTGCCAG GTTGCTAGGGTACATGGCATCTCTGAGGAGGCGAAAGGTCAAATGGGTGTGTCCTCTGGTCTGGAGCTGGTGACCTTACCCCACGGCAGGCAGCTGCGGCAAGACCTGATGGAAAG GCACCACACCATGGCCATCGGGGTTGCCGTGGACATCCTGGGCTGCACAGGAAGTCTGGAGGAGCGGAGCGCCACACTGAACCGTATCATCATGGTGGCTCTAGAACTGAAGGACTCCATGGGGGACCTGTACGCCTTCTCCTCCATCATGAAAGCACTGGACATGCCTCAG ATCACACGGTTAGACCAGACCTGGACCATGCTGAGGAGAAAGTACACTCAGACTGCCATCATATACGAGAAGTCTCTCAAGCCATTTTACAAGGGACTGTATGAAGGAACAG tggacATGCCCCTGACTGGCACCACAGTGCCTCTACTGATGCCACTGCTGATGCTGATGGAGCGCCCGGCGGTGGCGTTCGAGGGCATGGAGCTGTGGGAGAGCAACGACCAGGGCTGTGAAATCCTGCTACGCCACCTGGAGGAGGCTCGCAGCGTGGCACACAATGCTGACTCATACACCGCCAACACTGAACGAGTCCTGCAAG ATTTCCAGGCTGATGAGGATCTGTTGGAGATCTGTAAAACAGACTTCCAGCTGCGTCTGCTGTGGGGCAGCAGAGGGGCGGCTGTCAACCAGACGGAGAGATACGACAAGTTCACACTCATCCTGACTGCTCTGTCCAGGAAGCTAGAGCCAGCAGTCAAACACACAGAACTCTGA
- the LOC139406608 gene encoding formin-binding protein 1-like isoform X1, translating to MTWGTELWDQFENLDKHTQWGIDFLERYAKFVKERLEIEQTYAKQLRNLVKKYCPKRSKDDEPRFSSCMSFYSILNELNDYAGQREVVAEEMGHNVYGELMRYSQDLKSERKHHLQEGRKAQQYLDQCWKHMDNSKKKFERECKEAEKSQISYDRLDNDINATKSEVEKAKSQLYLRTHSADESKNEYAAQLQNFNGEQWKHFNVAIPQIFKNLQDMDERRTVKLGETYQSFAEVERRVVPIISKCLEGMVTAAKAVDQRKDSAIVVESFKSGFEPPGDFPFEDYSQNLSRTGSDNTISTPKNEGVVKPDPKHSISKAAKNKLWLFGKKPKAPSLEDFSHLPPEQRRKRLQARIDELSKELQKEVDQRDALNKMKDVYEKNPQMGDPQSLQPKISETMCNMEKLRSEIHKNESWLSEVEGKVSTRGDRRPSADVNHHTPHGRESPEGSYTDDPSQEHRSPPHQPDPRQAHQPDPRQAHQPDEFDDEFDNDDPLPVLGHCKALYSFDGQNEGTLLMKEDDVLYIIEEDKGDGWTRARKQSGEEGYVPTSYVEIAMEKNSKGAVTYI from the exons GAACCTGGTTAAGAAGTACTGTCCCAAGCGCTCCAAAGATGATGAACCTAG GTTCTCGTCGTGCATGTCCTTCTACTCCATCCTGAATGAGCTGAATGACTACGCGGGGCAGAGGGAGGTAGTGGCCGAGGAGATGGGACACAATGTGTACGGAGAGCTGATGAGGTATTCACAGGACCTCAAGTCAGAGCGGAAACAC CACCTTCAGGAGGGCAGGAAGGCCCAGCAGTATCTGGACCAGTGTTGGAAACATATGGacaat AGCAAGAAGAAGTTTGAGCGGGAGTGCAAGGAGGCAGAGAAATCACAGATCAGCTACGACAGGTTAGACAACGACATCAACGCCACCAAGTCAGAGGTAGAAAAG GCAAAGTCCCAGTTGTACCTGCGCACACACTCAGCAGACGAGAGTAAGAACGAGTACGCCGCTCAGCTGCAGAACTTTAACGGGGAACAGTGGAAACATTTCAATGTGGCCATTCCACAGATATTCAAG AACCTGCAGGACATGGACGAGAGGCGGACAGTGAAGCTGGGAGAGACGTACCAGAGCTTTGCCGAAGTGGAGCGCAGAGTCGTCCCCATCATCTCCAAGTGTCTGGAGGGCATGGTGACTGCTGCCAAGGCTGTGGACCAACGCAAG GACTCAGCGATTGTAGTGGAGTCATTTAAGTCAGGCTTTGAGCCTCCAGGGGACTTCCCATTTGAGGACTACAGTCAGAACCTTTCCCGGACGGGCTCAGACAACACCATCAGCACCCCCAAGAACGAGGGGGTGGTCAAGCCAGACCCCAAACACTCGATTAGCAAGGCGGCCAAGAACAAACTGTGGCTCTTTGGGAAAAAGCCCAAG GCTCCGTCACTGGAGGACTTCAGCCATCTGCCTCCCGAACAGAGACGCAAGAGGCTGCAGGCTCGGATCGACGAGCTCAGCAAAGAACTACAGAAAGAGGTGGACCAAAG AGATGCACTGAACAAGATGAAGGATGTGTATGAGAAGAACCCTCAGATGGGCGACCCACAGAGCCTCCAGCCCAAGATCTCTGAGACCATGTGCAACATGGAGAAACTACGCTCCGAGATCCACAAGAATGAG agctggctgtcagaggtggaggggaaggtgaGCACCAGAGGAGATCGAAGACCCAGTGCCGACGTCAACCATCACACACCCCATggcagagagag ccCTGAGGGCAGTTACACAGATGACCCCAGCCAGGAGCACCGCAGCCCCCCTCACCAGCCAGACCCCCGACAGGCCCATCAGCCAGACCCCCGACAGGCCCACCAGCCAGACGAGTTTGATGATGAATTTGACAACGACGACCCCCTCCCAGTCCTTGGCCACTGCAAAGCGCTCTACTCCTTTGATG GTCAGAATGAGGGAACACTGTTGATGAAAGAGGACGACGTGCTGTACATCATCGAGGAGGACAAGGGCGACGGCTGGACGCGAGCCAGGAAGCAGAGCGGAGAGGAGGGCTATGTGCCCACGTCCTACGTGGAGATCGCCATGGAGAAGAACAGCAAAGGtgcagtcacctacatctga
- the LOC139406607 gene encoding breast cancer anti-estrogen resistance protein 3-like isoform X2: MSERCNVLSTLTAALCCFYQKSSVIRAKFSRDKYIMEGPPEKLRKELEDELKLGSEEPRSHAWYHGAIPRQVAENLIQRDGDFLIRDSLSSPGNYVLTCQWKNSPQHFKINKKVVAMNEAYSRVQYLFEKEGFDSVPALVRYYVGNRKPVTEAVGAIVFQPINRALPLRCLEEKYGVACVRVEAGLTLPERKSQTSKRLSLNIMNGHTQDHSLGRGNLLRNKDKCGSQPACLNHVQERRRPLKTHQSESFLPLGSRPQPQLMEHQPSPKSPVFRTGSEPALSPTVPRRMDFETQAGEAIRGSDSQLCPKPPPKPSKVPSIRMPHSPRLQPLAAPAPGPPVPPLKPKKQHVIQALQPPQPPSPEVNYCELSTCSPAELDRLQAPAPGPQPNNNSYVERLRTEESQRSRLDRSSYHHAIEALENGSKEEVEGGGKGGMEEIEETVEEKERCFRRPVFETASAFRPGEFESRLLPAENKPLEMSVLKRAKELLVHKDHHIIAKHILMADCQVARVHGISEEAKGQMGVSSGLELVTLPHGRQLRQDLMERHHTMAIGVAVDILGCTGSLEERSATLNRIIMVALELKDSMGDLYAFSSIMKALDMPQITRLDQTWTMLRRKYTQTAIIYEKSLKPFYKGLYEGTVDMPLTGTTVPLLMPLLMLMERPAVAFEGMELWESNDQGCEILLRHLEEARSVAHNADSYTANTERVLQDFQADEDLLEICKTDFQLRLLWGSRGAAVNQTERYDKFTLILTALSRKLEPAVKHTEL; encoded by the exons TTCTCCAGGGACAAGTACATCATGGAGGGCCCACCGGAGAAACTACGCAAGGAGCTGGAAGACGAGCTGAAGCTGGGCAGTGAGGAACCACGCAGCCACGCCTGGTACCATGGTGCCATCCCCagacag GTGGCAGAGAACctgatccagagagatggggacttCCTGATCCGGGACTCTCTGTCCAGCCCTGGGAACTACGTCCTGACCTGCCAGTGGAAGAATAGCCCGCAACACTTCAAGATCAACAAGAAGGTGGTGGCCATGAACGAGGCTTACTCCCGGGTGCAGTACCTGTTCGAGAAGGAGGGCTTCGACAGTGTGCCTGCCCTGGTGCGTTACTACGTTGGCAACAGGAAGCCAGTGACGGAGGCGGTGGGGGCCATCGTCTTCCAGCCCATCAATAGGGCCTTGCCCCTGCGCTGCCTAGAGGAGAAGTATGGTGTGGCCTGTGTCCGTGTGGAAGCTGGCCTGACCCTGCCCGAGAGGAAGAGCCAGACATCTAAACGCCTGAGCCTCAACATCATGAACGGACACACCCAGGACCACAGCCTCGGACGGGGGAACCTGCTTAG GAACAAAGACAAGTGTGGAAGCCAGCCGGCGTGTCTGAACCACGTTCAGGAGAGACGACGGCCCCTCAAAACCCACCAGTCAGAGAGCTTCCTCCCGCTAG GCTCcaggccccagccccagctcatGGAGCACCAGCCAAGCCCCAAGTCTCCAGTATTCAGGACGGGTAGTGAGCCGGCACTCAGCCCCACCGTGCCAAGGAGGATGGACTTTGAGACCCAGGCCGGGGAGGCCATACGGGGCTCAGACAGCCAGCTCTGCCCCAAGCCGCCCCCTAAGCCCAGCAAGGTGCCCTCCATCAGGATGCCCCACTCCCCACGTCTGCAGCCCCTGGCTGCCCCAGCCCCGGGTCCCCCTGTACCCCCACTGAAACCCAAGAAGCAGCATGTGATCCAGGCTCTCCAGCCTCCGCAGCCCCCCAGCCCAGAAGTGAATTACTGTGAACTCAGCACCTGCAGCCCAGCAGAGTTGGACAGGCTCCAGGCCCCAGCCCCAGGGCCCCAGCCCAACAACAACAGCTACGTAGAGAGGCTGAGGACGGAGGAGAGCCAGAGGAGCAGATTGGACCGCAGCTCCTACCACCACGCCATCGAAGCCCTGGAGAATGGCAGCaaagaggaggtggaaggaggtggaaaaggagggatggaagagatagaggagactgtggaggagaaggagagatgctTCCGACGGCCGGTGTTTGAGACTGCGTCTGCGTTCCGGCCGGGGGAGTTTGAGTCGAGGCTGCTGCCTGCAGAGAACAAACCCCTCGAGATGAGTGTACTGAAGAGAGCCAAAGAGCTGCTGGTCCATAAAGACCATCACATCATCGCCAAACACATCCTCATGGCAGACTGCCAG GTTGCTAGGGTACATGGCATCTCTGAGGAGGCGAAAGGTCAAATGGGTGTGTCCTCTGGTCTGGAGCTGGTGACCTTACCCCACGGCAGGCAGCTGCGGCAAGACCTGATGGAAAG GCACCACACCATGGCCATCGGGGTTGCCGTGGACATCCTGGGCTGCACAGGAAGTCTGGAGGAGCGGAGCGCCACACTGAACCGTATCATCATGGTGGCTCTAGAACTGAAGGACTCCATGGGGGACCTGTACGCCTTCTCCTCCATCATGAAAGCACTGGACATGCCTCAG ATCACACGGTTAGACCAGACCTGGACCATGCTGAGGAGAAAGTACACTCAGACTGCCATCATATACGAGAAGTCTCTCAAGCCATTTTACAAGGGACTGTATGAAGGAACAG tggacATGCCCCTGACTGGCACCACAGTGCCTCTACTGATGCCACTGCTGATGCTGATGGAGCGCCCGGCGGTGGCGTTCGAGGGCATGGAGCTGTGGGAGAGCAACGACCAGGGCTGTGAAATCCTGCTACGCCACCTGGAGGAGGCTCGCAGCGTGGCACACAATGCTGACTCATACACCGCCAACACTGAACGAGTCCTGCAAG ATTTCCAGGCTGATGAGGATCTGTTGGAGATCTGTAAAACAGACTTCCAGCTGCGTCTGCTGTGGGGCAGCAGAGGGGCGGCTGTCAACCAGACGGAGAGATACGACAAGTTCACACTCATCCTGACTGCTCTGTCCAGGAAGCTAGAGCCAGCAGTCAAACACACAGAACTCTGA
- the LOC139406607 gene encoding breast cancer anti-estrogen resistance protein 3-like isoform X4, protein MEGPPEKLRKELEDELKLGSEEPRSHAWYHGAIPRQVAENLIQRDGDFLIRDSLSSPGNYVLTCQWKNSPQHFKINKKVVAMNEAYSRVQYLFEKEGFDSVPALVRYYVGNRKPVTEAVGAIVFQPINRALPLRCLEEKYGVACVRVEAGLTLPERKSQTSKRLSLNIMNGHTQDHSLGRGNLLRNKDKCGSQPACLNHVQERRRPLKTHQSESFLPLGSRPQPQLMEHQPSPKSPVFRTGSEPALSPTVPRRMDFETQAGEAIRGSDSQLCPKPPPKPSKVPSIRMPHSPRLQPLAAPAPGPPVPPLKPKKQHVIQALQPPQPPSPEVNYCELSTCSPAELDRLQAPAPGPQPNNNSYVERLRTEESQRSRLDRSSYHHAIEALENGSKEEVEGGGKGGMEEIEETVEEKERCFRRPVFETASAFRPGEFESRLLPAENKPLEMSVLKRAKELLVHKDHHIIAKHILMADCQVARVHGISEEAKGQMGVSSGLELVTLPHGRQLRQDLMERHHTMAIGVAVDILGCTGSLEERSATLNRIIMVALELKDSMGDLYAFSSIMKALDMPQITRLDQTWTMLRRKYTQTAIIYEKSLKPFYKGLYEGTVDMPLTGTTVPLLMPLLMLMERPAVAFEGMELWESNDQGCEILLRHLEEARSVAHNADSYTANTERVLQDFQADEDLLEICKTDFQLRLLWGSRGAAVNQTERYDKFTLILTALSRKLEPAVKHTEL, encoded by the exons ATGGAGGGCCCACCGGAGAAACTACGCAAGGAGCTGGAAGACGAGCTGAAGCTGGGCAGTGAGGAACCACGCAGCCACGCCTGGTACCATGGTGCCATCCCCagacag GTGGCAGAGAACctgatccagagagatggggacttCCTGATCCGGGACTCTCTGTCCAGCCCTGGGAACTACGTCCTGACCTGCCAGTGGAAGAATAGCCCGCAACACTTCAAGATCAACAAGAAGGTGGTGGCCATGAACGAGGCTTACTCCCGGGTGCAGTACCTGTTCGAGAAGGAGGGCTTCGACAGTGTGCCTGCCCTGGTGCGTTACTACGTTGGCAACAGGAAGCCAGTGACGGAGGCGGTGGGGGCCATCGTCTTCCAGCCCATCAATAGGGCCTTGCCCCTGCGCTGCCTAGAGGAGAAGTATGGTGTGGCCTGTGTCCGTGTGGAAGCTGGCCTGACCCTGCCCGAGAGGAAGAGCCAGACATCTAAACGCCTGAGCCTCAACATCATGAACGGACACACCCAGGACCACAGCCTCGGACGGGGGAACCTGCTTAG GAACAAAGACAAGTGTGGAAGCCAGCCGGCGTGTCTGAACCACGTTCAGGAGAGACGACGGCCCCTCAAAACCCACCAGTCAGAGAGCTTCCTCCCGCTAG GCTCcaggccccagccccagctcatGGAGCACCAGCCAAGCCCCAAGTCTCCAGTATTCAGGACGGGTAGTGAGCCGGCACTCAGCCCCACCGTGCCAAGGAGGATGGACTTTGAGACCCAGGCCGGGGAGGCCATACGGGGCTCAGACAGCCAGCTCTGCCCCAAGCCGCCCCCTAAGCCCAGCAAGGTGCCCTCCATCAGGATGCCCCACTCCCCACGTCTGCAGCCCCTGGCTGCCCCAGCCCCGGGTCCCCCTGTACCCCCACTGAAACCCAAGAAGCAGCATGTGATCCAGGCTCTCCAGCCTCCGCAGCCCCCCAGCCCAGAAGTGAATTACTGTGAACTCAGCACCTGCAGCCCAGCAGAGTTGGACAGGCTCCAGGCCCCAGCCCCAGGGCCCCAGCCCAACAACAACAGCTACGTAGAGAGGCTGAGGACGGAGGAGAGCCAGAGGAGCAGATTGGACCGCAGCTCCTACCACCACGCCATCGAAGCCCTGGAGAATGGCAGCaaagaggaggtggaaggaggtggaaaaggagggatggaagagatagaggagactgtggaggagaaggagagatgctTCCGACGGCCGGTGTTTGAGACTGCGTCTGCGTTCCGGCCGGGGGAGTTTGAGTCGAGGCTGCTGCCTGCAGAGAACAAACCCCTCGAGATGAGTGTACTGAAGAGAGCCAAAGAGCTGCTGGTCCATAAAGACCATCACATCATCGCCAAACACATCCTCATGGCAGACTGCCAG GTTGCTAGGGTACATGGCATCTCTGAGGAGGCGAAAGGTCAAATGGGTGTGTCCTCTGGTCTGGAGCTGGTGACCTTACCCCACGGCAGGCAGCTGCGGCAAGACCTGATGGAAAG GCACCACACCATGGCCATCGGGGTTGCCGTGGACATCCTGGGCTGCACAGGAAGTCTGGAGGAGCGGAGCGCCACACTGAACCGTATCATCATGGTGGCTCTAGAACTGAAGGACTCCATGGGGGACCTGTACGCCTTCTCCTCCATCATGAAAGCACTGGACATGCCTCAG ATCACACGGTTAGACCAGACCTGGACCATGCTGAGGAGAAAGTACACTCAGACTGCCATCATATACGAGAAGTCTCTCAAGCCATTTTACAAGGGACTGTATGAAGGAACAG tggacATGCCCCTGACTGGCACCACAGTGCCTCTACTGATGCCACTGCTGATGCTGATGGAGCGCCCGGCGGTGGCGTTCGAGGGCATGGAGCTGTGGGAGAGCAACGACCAGGGCTGTGAAATCCTGCTACGCCACCTGGAGGAGGCTCGCAGCGTGGCACACAATGCTGACTCATACACCGCCAACACTGAACGAGTCCTGCAAG ATTTCCAGGCTGATGAGGATCTGTTGGAGATCTGTAAAACAGACTTCCAGCTGCGTCTGCTGTGGGGCAGCAGAGGGGCGGCTGTCAACCAGACGGAGAGATACGACAAGTTCACACTCATCCTGACTGCTCTGTCCAGGAAGCTAGAGCCAGCAGTCAAACACACAGAACTCTGA